The following are from one region of the Mycolicibacterium diernhoferi genome:
- a CDS encoding PadR family transcriptional regulator: MTDDTASAPGGLNVSPTGWALLGLLTSGDELSGYDIKKWIDWAIRFFYSSPAYSQIYSELKRLERLGLVSSRVDAGIRSRRMYRITEQGQAAVSRWANEDPVEPPSLKHNPMLRVMLGHLLKPGRLREILTEHAAYAEQLHQAAATEVRWTSEQPAWAYARLALKWSEQYYAVEREMALQMIKDLDAVQDAFGENPAGVQFPVREYWYEVERRIAAEDQDDDPAAD; encoded by the coding sequence GTGACCGATGACACCGCGAGCGCACCTGGTGGGCTGAATGTGTCGCCCACCGGCTGGGCGTTGCTGGGGCTGCTCACCAGTGGTGACGAGCTGTCCGGTTACGACATCAAGAAGTGGATCGACTGGGCCATCCGGTTCTTCTACTCCAGTCCTGCATACAGCCAGATCTATTCGGAGCTCAAGCGTCTGGAGCGGCTCGGTCTGGTCAGTTCCCGGGTGGACGCGGGTATCCGTAGTCGGCGGATGTACCGGATCACCGAGCAGGGGCAGGCGGCGGTCAGTCGGTGGGCCAACGAGGACCCGGTGGAACCGCCCAGCCTCAAACACAACCCGATGCTGAGGGTGATGCTCGGACATCTGCTCAAGCCCGGACGTCTCCGCGAGATCCTCACCGAGCACGCCGCCTATGCCGAACAGTTGCACCAGGCCGCCGCGACGGAGGTGCGCTGGACCAGCGAGCAACCGGCGTGGGCGTATGCCCGGCTGGCACTGAAGTGGTCGGAGCAGTACTACGCGGTCGAACGTGAGATGGCCCTGCAGATGATCAAGGATCTCGACGCGGTACAGGACGCCTTCGGCGAGAACCCCGCGGGGGTCCAGTTCCCGGTGCGCGAATACTGGTACGAGGTGGAACGCCGGATTGCCGCCGAGGACCAGGACGACGACCCGGCGGCCGACTAG
- a CDS encoding MCE family protein — protein MIALGPRVKKIAAVAAAALAVTGAGFAGYQYFLSPKTITAYFESATAIYPGDEVRVVGVRVGTIKAIEPLGTRTRVTLEVDRDVPVPADAKAIIVAPNLVAARYVQLTPAYGATPEASGATMADGAEIGADRTAIPVEWDEIKEQLTRLATELGPESGVSGTSLGRFIDSTADAMAGNGDRLRETITQLSDVGRVLGEGSGDIVDVIKNLQVFVTALRDSNTQIVQFQDRLADVTSVVNGSRADLDSAINELSSAVVKVQKFVAGSRDQTAEQIQRLANVTQVLSDNSMTVKNVLHAAPNALVNGYNIYNPDTGGPRGSFAMNNFANPVATICSAISAVENVTAEESGRACAQYLGPALRLMNFNHLPFPFNAYLGPAPKNVIYTDPALAPGGGGTTPAPAEIPPSVSAYTGAGDVPPPPGWTDPAQPPGAYAPTGLPAARTPALFPGAPIPPGLPVAPPAAPTTATNLTDLLLPAEAAPGPAQGGTP, from the coding sequence ATGATCGCGCTCGGCCCGCGGGTCAAGAAGATCGCTGCGGTCGCCGCGGCGGCGCTGGCCGTCACGGGCGCGGGGTTCGCCGGGTACCAGTACTTCCTGAGCCCCAAGACGATCACCGCGTACTTCGAATCGGCAACCGCCATCTATCCCGGTGACGAGGTGCGGGTGGTCGGTGTGCGGGTCGGCACCATCAAGGCGATCGAACCGCTGGGCACCCGGACCAGGGTCACCCTCGAGGTGGACCGCGATGTCCCGGTACCCGCCGACGCCAAAGCGATCATCGTGGCGCCCAACCTGGTCGCTGCCCGATACGTGCAACTGACACCGGCCTACGGCGCCACACCCGAGGCCAGCGGAGCCACCATGGCCGACGGTGCCGAGATCGGTGCGGACCGCACCGCCATCCCGGTCGAGTGGGACGAGATCAAAGAGCAGCTCACCCGCTTGGCCACGGAGCTGGGCCCGGAAAGCGGTGTCTCCGGAACCTCGCTCGGCCGCTTCATCGACAGCACCGCAGATGCCATGGCGGGCAATGGAGACCGGTTGCGGGAAACGATCACCCAGCTCTCGGATGTCGGCCGGGTCCTCGGGGAGGGCAGCGGCGACATCGTCGATGTCATCAAGAATCTGCAGGTGTTCGTGACCGCGCTGCGGGACAGCAACACCCAGATCGTGCAGTTCCAGGATCGCCTCGCCGACGTCACGAGCGTCGTCAACGGCAGTCGAGCAGACCTGGATTCGGCCATCAATGAGCTGTCCTCGGCCGTGGTCAAGGTGCAGAAGTTCGTCGCCGGTTCCCGAGATCAGACCGCCGAACAGATCCAACGGCTGGCGAATGTCACCCAGGTGCTCTCCGACAACAGCATGACCGTCAAGAACGTGCTGCACGCGGCGCCGAACGCGTTGGTCAACGGCTACAACATCTACAACCCCGACACCGGCGGACCCCGCGGGTCGTTCGCGATGAACAACTTCGCCAACCCGGTCGCCACCATCTGCTCGGCGATCTCGGCGGTGGAGAACGTCACCGCCGAGGAGTCCGGTAGGGCCTGCGCCCAGTACCTGGGTCCGGCATTGCGATTGATGAACTTCAACCATCTGCCGTTCCCCTTCAACGCCTATCTGGGACCGGCGCCCAAGAACGTCATCTACACCGATCCGGCCCTGGCACCCGGTGGCGGCGGGACCACCCCGGCTCCCGCCGAGATACCGCCGTCGGTGTCGGCCTACACCGGTGCCGGCGACGTGCCGCCACCGCCGGGCTGGACCGACCCGGCGCAACCGCCCGGCGCCTACGCGCCCACCGGGCTGCCCGCGGCCCGCACCCCGGCGCTGTTCCCGGGTGCGCCGATTCCGCCCGGATTGCCGGTTGCGCCGCCGGCGGCACCGACGACCGCGACGAATCTGACGGACCTGCTGCTGCCCGCCGAGGCCGCGCCGGGTCCGGCCCAGGGAGGGACACCGTGA
- a CDS encoding MCE family protein has translation MRSWAAMACCAVLVTSGCSFDGINSLPLPGTVGTGADATTYRVQIANVGTLESNSPVMVGDVVVGTVRRMTVDDWTANVDVSVRPGVVVPENAVATVGQTSLLGSMHLALDPPLGENPVGRLTPGATIPVAKTSTYPSTEQTLSSLSVVVNGGGLTHIGDIVHNFNAALDGRQGQIRELLTRMNKVVGLLDGQQDNIIASIAALNRLAGTFAGQREVLTRALDRIPAALDVLDRQRPRITSALTKLGGFSDTASQLINESHGDIVRNLQNLEPTVRALADVGPDLATALSYLPTYPYTQEFIDRGIRGDYMNQFIVFDFTIPRLKSGILLGTRWGEPNATMVPAPGDPWYSTYTRDPLMAPVTPMPTEVATIPPLIDPPAAVAPPALTEGGN, from the coding sequence ATGCGCAGCTGGGCCGCGATGGCATGTTGCGCGGTGCTGGTGACCTCCGGATGTTCGTTCGACGGCATCAACTCACTCCCGTTGCCGGGCACCGTCGGAACCGGTGCGGACGCCACCACCTACCGCGTCCAGATCGCCAATGTCGGAACCCTGGAATCCAATTCACCGGTCATGGTCGGCGACGTGGTGGTCGGCACGGTTCGCCGGATGACCGTGGATGACTGGACCGCCAATGTGGACGTCTCGGTCAGACCCGGCGTGGTGGTGCCGGAGAATGCCGTCGCCACGGTGGGTCAGACCAGCCTGCTCGGTTCGATGCACCTGGCGCTGGATCCACCCCTCGGTGAGAACCCGGTCGGGCGGCTCACGCCGGGCGCGACGATCCCGGTGGCCAAGACTTCGACCTACCCCTCCACCGAGCAGACACTCTCGTCGTTGTCGGTGGTGGTCAACGGCGGTGGGCTCACTCACATCGGCGATATCGTGCACAATTTCAACGCCGCCCTCGACGGCCGCCAGGGCCAGATCCGTGAACTGCTCACCCGGATGAACAAGGTGGTGGGCTTGCTCGATGGCCAGCAGGACAACATCATTGCCTCCATCGCCGCGCTCAACAGGCTCGCCGGGACGTTCGCGGGGCAGCGGGAGGTGCTGACCCGCGCGCTGGACCGGATCCCGGCGGCACTGGATGTCCTGGACCGGCAGCGCCCCCGCATCACCTCCGCGCTGACGAAGCTGGGCGGCTTCAGCGACACCGCCTCGCAGCTGATCAACGAGTCACACGGCGATATCGTGCGCAACCTGCAGAATCTCGAGCCGACGGTGCGCGCGTTGGCCGATGTGGGTCCCGACCTGGCGACCGCCCTGTCCTATCTGCCCACCTACCCGTACACCCAGGAGTTCATCGACCGCGGTATCCGCGGTGACTACATGAACCAGTTCATCGTCTTCGACTTCACCATCCCGCGGCTGAAGAGCGGAATCCTGTTGGGCACCAGGTGGGGTGAGCCGAATGCCACCATGGTCCCGGCGCCCGGAGATCCGTGGTACTCGACCTACACCCGGGATCCGCTGATGGCGCCGGTGACACCGATGCCCACCGAGGTGGCCACCATCCCACCGCTCATCGACCCCCCGGCCGCCGTGGCGCCGCCCGCGCTCACCGAAGGGGGCAACTGA
- a CDS encoding lipid-transfer protein — translation MTVSSPESLRSCPPPEPVYILGAGMHPWGKWGRDFTEYGVVAARAALAEAGLDWRQIQLVAGADTIRNGYPGFVAGATFAQKLGWNGIPVTSSYAACASGSQALQSARAQILAGICDVALVIGADTTPKGFFAPVGGERRNDPDWQRFHLIGATNTVYFALLARRRMDLYGATVDDFANVKVKNARHGLNNPNARYRKEATVDDVLASPVVSDPLRLLDICATSDGAAAVIVASKAFTEKHLGSTQGVPSVRAVSLQSPQYPQHLPELPDIATDSTAVIPGPQRVFKDQILDAAYAEAGIGPEDLSLAEVYDLSTALELDWYEHLGLCEKGEAEHLLRSGATTIGGRIPVNASGGLASFGEAIPAQAIAQICELTWQLKGQATGRQVEGATVGVTANQGLFGHGSSVIIAK, via the coding sequence ATGACAGTGTCATCCCCCGAGTCGCTGCGCTCCTGCCCGCCGCCAGAGCCGGTCTACATTCTGGGTGCCGGCATGCACCCCTGGGGCAAATGGGGCCGCGACTTCACCGAATACGGCGTCGTCGCCGCCCGCGCCGCCCTGGCCGAAGCCGGCCTCGACTGGCGCCAAATCCAACTCGTCGCCGGCGCGGACACCATCCGCAACGGCTACCCCGGCTTCGTCGCCGGCGCCACCTTCGCCCAAAAACTCGGCTGGAACGGCATCCCCGTCACCTCCAGCTACGCCGCCTGCGCCTCCGGCAGCCAAGCCCTGCAATCCGCCCGCGCCCAAATCCTGGCCGGCATCTGCGACGTCGCCCTCGTCATCGGCGCCGACACCACCCCCAAAGGCTTCTTCGCCCCCGTCGGCGGCGAACGCCGCAACGACCCCGACTGGCAGCGCTTCCATCTGATCGGCGCCACCAACACCGTCTACTTCGCCCTGCTGGCACGCCGGCGCATGGACCTCTACGGCGCCACCGTGGACGACTTCGCGAACGTCAAGGTCAAAAACGCCCGCCACGGGCTGAACAACCCCAACGCCCGCTACCGCAAAGAAGCCACCGTCGACGACGTCCTGGCCTCCCCCGTCGTCTCCGACCCACTACGACTGCTCGACATCTGCGCCACCAGCGACGGTGCGGCCGCCGTCATCGTCGCTTCCAAAGCGTTCACCGAAAAACACCTCGGCTCGACACAAGGCGTCCCGTCGGTGCGCGCGGTCAGCCTGCAATCCCCGCAATACCCCCAACACCTGCCCGAACTGCCCGACATCGCCACCGACTCCACCGCCGTCATCCCCGGCCCGCAGCGCGTGTTCAAAGACCAGATCCTCGACGCCGCCTACGCCGAAGCCGGCATCGGCCCCGAAGACCTGTCCCTGGCCGAGGTCTACGACCTGTCCACCGCCCTGGAACTCGACTGGTACGAACACCTCGGCCTGTGCGAAAAGGGCGAAGCCGAACACCTGCTGCGCTCCGGGGCCACCACCATCGGCGGCCGCATCCCGGTCAACGCCTCCGGCGGCCTCGCCAGCTTCGGAGAAGCCATCCCCGCCCAAGCCATCGCCCAAATCTGCGAACTCACCTGGCAACTCAAAGGCCAAGCCACCGGCCGCCAAGTCGAGGGCGCCACCGTCGGCGTCACCGCCAACCAAGGCCTCTTCGGCCACGGCTCCTCGGTCATCATCGCCAAGTAG
- a CDS encoding MCE family protein, giving the protein MLTRFVRTQLIIFTIASVVGLGTMIFVYLQAPVLFGIGRIGVTLQVPATGGLYQFSNVTYRGVEVGKVTEIRPTRSGAEITMSLQRSPKIPADLQANVRSVSAVGEQYVDLVPRTDGAPYLEDGSVIGAENASLPEAVGPMLDQMSALVDSIPTGKLSDLLDESFKALNGTGEDLGALLDASGRLAAGFDDAAENTRDLIEDGRPLLDGQAEKVDSIRTWASSLAGITGQIAGRDEQVRTILRTGAGAADEASRLLNQIKPTLPVLLANLTTVGKIGVTYNASIEQLLVLLPPYLAATQSYGSSLNNPTGMALSEFSLTLGDPPACSVGFLPPSSWRSPADLSDVDTPEGLYCKLPQDSPIGVRGARNFPCMAQPGKRAPTVEICESDRSYEPLAMRQHATGPYPIDPNLIAQGVAPDDRITFQEQIFGPVEGTPLPPAEGGVVPGPPAAPADGGAVPAAPSAHESGSEGPSVAFATYNPQTGQYAAPDGKVYTQTDLVAQPAQSWKDLLPQ; this is encoded by the coding sequence ATGCTGACACGGTTCGTCCGCACCCAGCTCATCATCTTCACGATCGCGTCGGTCGTCGGCCTCGGCACGATGATCTTCGTCTACCTGCAGGCGCCGGTCCTGTTCGGCATCGGCCGTATCGGGGTGACGCTGCAGGTTCCGGCGACCGGCGGCCTGTACCAGTTCTCGAACGTCACCTATCGGGGTGTCGAGGTGGGTAAGGTCACCGAGATCCGGCCCACCCGCAGCGGTGCCGAGATCACCATGTCGCTGCAACGTTCTCCGAAGATCCCCGCAGACCTGCAGGCGAATGTGCGCAGTGTGTCGGCCGTCGGTGAGCAGTACGTGGACCTGGTCCCGCGCACCGACGGTGCGCCCTACCTGGAGGACGGATCGGTCATCGGCGCCGAGAACGCGTCACTGCCCGAGGCCGTCGGACCGATGCTCGACCAGATGAGTGCACTGGTCGACAGTATCCCGACCGGCAAGCTCAGCGACCTGCTCGACGAATCCTTCAAGGCGCTCAACGGAACCGGTGAGGACCTGGGTGCTCTCCTGGACGCCTCCGGTCGGTTGGCCGCCGGCTTCGACGATGCGGCCGAGAACACCCGCGACCTCATCGAGGACGGCCGCCCGCTGTTGGACGGCCAGGCCGAGAAGGTGGATTCCATCCGCACCTGGGCGAGTAGCCTCGCCGGCATCACCGGTCAGATCGCCGGGCGCGACGAACAGGTGCGCACCATCCTGCGCACCGGGGCGGGCGCCGCCGACGAAGCATCGCGTCTGTTGAATCAGATCAAGCCGACGCTGCCGGTGCTGCTGGCCAATCTGACCACCGTCGGGAAGATCGGGGTCACCTACAACGCCTCGATCGAACAGCTGTTGGTGCTGCTGCCACCGTATCTTGCGGCCACCCAGTCCTACGGATCGTCGCTGAACAACCCGACGGGCATGGCTCTTTCAGAGTTCAGCCTCACCCTCGGGGATCCGCCCGCGTGTTCGGTCGGGTTCCTGCCGCCCTCGTCCTGGCGCTCGCCGGCCGACCTGAGCGATGTGGACACCCCAGAGGGGTTGTACTGCAAGCTTCCCCAGGATTCGCCGATCGGCGTGCGCGGTGCGCGTAATTTCCCGTGCATGGCACAGCCGGGCAAGCGTGCGCCGACGGTGGAGATCTGTGAGAGCGACCGCTCGTACGAGCCGCTCGCCATGCGGCAGCATGCCACCGGTCCGTACCCGATCGACCCCAACCTGATCGCACAGGGCGTCGCCCCGGATGACCGGATCACTTTCCAGGAGCAGATCTTCGGGCCCGTCGAAGGGACCCCGCTGCCGCCCGCCGAGGGTGGCGTTGTGCCGGGGCCACCTGCGGCACCCGCCGACGGCGGCGCGGTGCCGGCGGCACCGAGTGCTCATGAGAGCGGATCAGAAGGACCGTCGGTGGCCTTCGCCACCTACAACCCGCAGACCGGGCAGTACGCGGCCCCCGACGGCAAGGTCTACACCCAGACCGATCTGGTGGCGCAGCCCGCGCAGAGCTGGAAAGACCTGCTGCCCCAGTAG
- a CDS encoding MCE family protein translates to MLKYRQSSLVRSGFIGLVLMVLIIAVGLQPQQLVAMATSVRYQAVFAEAGGLTAGNNVKVSGVTVGTVSDVELGKGPDQGKALVTFAVNSKVRLGEQTTAQIGIGTLLGERVLEIEPRGNGRIRSLGVIPVTRTSSPYSLTDALDEFTSNTAQTDTAAINQSLDVLSETIERLAPQLAPTFDGVSRLSKSLNKRNESLSGLLTTAADVTGILSERSQQVNSLILNANDLLGVLQDRRHSIVNLLANTTAVAQQLSALVDENEAELAPTLEQLNRVSEMLERNRDNLTKTLTGLAKYQLTQGEAVNNGFYYYGFASNLLPGPAIQPFLDYALGFRRGVDAGQPPDNAGPRAEFPFPYNGIPGGSR, encoded by the coding sequence ATGCTGAAATACCGTCAATCATCGCTGGTTCGTTCCGGATTCATCGGCCTCGTGCTGATGGTCCTGATCATCGCCGTCGGACTTCAGCCCCAGCAACTGGTGGCGATGGCGACCTCGGTCAGATACCAGGCCGTCTTCGCTGAAGCCGGCGGGCTGACGGCGGGCAACAACGTGAAGGTCTCCGGTGTCACGGTCGGCACGGTCTCCGATGTGGAACTCGGCAAGGGCCCCGATCAAGGCAAGGCCCTGGTCACCTTCGCGGTGAACAGCAAGGTGCGCCTGGGGGAGCAGACCACCGCACAGATCGGCATCGGCACGCTGCTCGGCGAACGGGTACTGGAGATCGAACCACGCGGCAACGGCCGCATCCGCTCGCTCGGCGTCATTCCGGTGACTCGTACCTCGTCGCCGTATTCGCTGACCGACGCGCTCGACGAGTTCACCTCCAACACCGCACAGACCGATACCGCGGCGATCAACCAATCACTGGATGTCCTGTCCGAAACCATCGAACGGCTGGCACCCCAACTGGCCCCCACCTTCGACGGGGTGAGCCGACTGTCGAAGTCGCTGAACAAGCGCAACGAATCGCTGAGCGGCCTGCTCACGACCGCCGCCGATGTCACCGGAATCCTCTCGGAGCGAAGCCAACAGGTGAACAGCCTGATCCTCAACGCCAACGACCTGCTCGGGGTGCTGCAGGACCGCCGGCACTCGATCGTCAACCTGCTCGCCAACACCACCGCTGTCGCGCAACAACTCTCCGCGCTGGTCGACGAGAACGAAGCCGAACTCGCCCCCACCCTGGAACAGCTCAACCGTGTCTCGGAGATGCTGGAGCGTAACCGCGACAACCTCACCAAGACGCTGACCGGCCTGGCCAAGTACCAGCTGACCCAGGGGGAGGCCGTCAACAACGGCTTCTACTACTACGGATTCGCGTCCAACCTGCTGCCCGGGCCGGCGATTCAACCGTTCCTCGACTATGCGCTCGGGTTCCGGCGCGGTGTCGATGCGGGGCAGCCACCCGACAACGCCGGCCCACGTGCCGAATTCCCGTTCCCCTACAACGGTATTCCCGGAGGTTCGCGATGA
- a CDS encoding PaaI family thioesterase, with translation MSRSLSPEQAQHIEDLYGPLTQSLRRLIDVTIRSEADDIEVAQAHRLIEQAADLLSSRLDPGPFGVRTTTDGGMLPWGNVAIGMRNAIAPPLNVIRDDSGRATVDLVLEAPYEGPAGHVHGGVCALLLDHVLGATAHRPGKPAFTGTLTLRYVAPTRLGKLRVEAWIDSETESKTIAAGHIKDADGVVTVQAEGIFIRPKAKP, from the coding sequence GTGAGTCGGTCACTGAGCCCCGAGCAAGCCCAGCACATCGAGGACCTCTACGGTCCCTTGACGCAGTCCCTGCGAAGGCTCATCGACGTCACGATTCGCAGCGAGGCCGACGATATCGAAGTGGCACAGGCGCATCGGTTGATCGAACAGGCGGCCGACCTGTTGAGTTCACGCCTCGATCCGGGACCGTTCGGGGTGCGCACCACCACCGATGGCGGCATGCTCCCGTGGGGCAATGTGGCGATCGGGATGCGCAATGCGATCGCTCCCCCGCTGAACGTCATCCGCGATGACAGTGGCAGGGCCACCGTGGATTTGGTGTTGGAGGCGCCCTACGAGGGCCCGGCGGGCCATGTCCACGGTGGGGTGTGCGCGCTGCTGCTGGACCACGTGCTCGGCGCTACCGCTCACCGGCCCGGGAAGCCGGCCTTCACCGGTACGCTGACCCTTCGGTATGTGGCACCCACCCGGTTGGGCAAGCTTCGGGTCGAAGCGTGGATCGACAGCGAGACCGAGTCGAAAACCATTGCCGCGGGCCATATCAAAGACGCCGACGGTGTGGTGACCGTGCAGGCCGAAGGCATCTTCATCCGACCGAAAGCGAAACCATGA
- a CDS encoding FAD-binding protein: MTEIPTEVDVLVAGSGGGIAGAYTAAREGLSVLLVEATDMFGGTTAYSGGGGVWFPCNPVLQRAGTDDTIDAALNYFHAVVGDRTPRELQDAYVRGGAGLIEYLEQDPAFEFTVLPWPDYYGSAPDARNDGYRHTIPLPVPDSALGRYAGSVRGPLDTERLGVPAPEVLSGGRALVGRFLAALDRLPNVTCLRSTPLVELITEDGRVVGAVIEHEGAPIRVTTRRGVLLASGGFEQNPAMRAEYGVPGEANDTMGGPGSTGGAHRAGMAVGADVDLMDQAWWSPGLTHPDGRSAFALWFTGGIFVNQDGRRFVNESAPYDRLGREVIRQLQDGSAGLPFWMVYDNRDGNVPPVQATNVSMVDAAQYREAGLWHTADTVAGLAEAIGVPAAELEATIERFNKLAASGVDDDFGRGAEAYDRVFTAGESPLVPIDRPPYHAAAFGLSDLGTKGGLRTDTHARVLRADGTPIDGLYAAGNTMAAVSGTTYPGGGNPIGASMLFSHLAGLDMAAQDAAQ, encoded by the coding sequence ATGACTGAGATTCCCACCGAGGTCGATGTGCTGGTCGCCGGGTCGGGCGGCGGCATCGCCGGAGCGTATACCGCGGCCCGCGAGGGCCTTTCGGTCTTACTCGTCGAGGCCACCGACATGTTCGGCGGGACCACCGCGTATTCGGGCGGCGGCGGGGTGTGGTTCCCGTGCAATCCCGTCCTACAGCGCGCCGGAACCGACGACACCATCGACGCGGCGCTGAACTACTTCCACGCCGTCGTCGGCGACCGCACCCCGCGGGAGTTGCAGGACGCCTACGTGCGCGGCGGCGCCGGTCTGATCGAGTACCTGGAGCAGGACCCGGCGTTCGAGTTCACCGTGCTGCCCTGGCCGGACTATTACGGCTCGGCGCCCGACGCCCGCAACGACGGATACCGGCACACCATCCCGCTGCCCGTGCCCGACTCCGCGCTCGGCCGCTACGCCGGGTCGGTGCGCGGCCCGCTGGACACCGAAAGACTCGGAGTTCCCGCGCCCGAGGTCCTATCCGGGGGCAGGGCCCTGGTCGGCCGGTTCCTGGCCGCCCTCGACCGGCTGCCCAACGTCACCTGCCTGCGCAGTACCCCGCTGGTGGAGCTGATCACCGAGGACGGCCGGGTCGTCGGCGCCGTGATCGAGCACGAGGGCGCCCCGATCCGGGTCACGACCCGCCGCGGAGTGCTGCTGGCCAGTGGCGGATTCGAACAGAACCCGGCCATGCGCGCCGAATACGGCGTACCTGGCGAGGCGAACGACACCATGGGCGGCCCGGGCAGCACCGGCGGCGCGCATCGGGCCGGTATGGCGGTGGGCGCCGATGTCGACCTGATGGATCAAGCCTGGTGGTCCCCGGGGCTGACGCACCCCGACGGGCGTTCGGCGTTCGCGCTGTGGTTCACCGGTGGCATCTTCGTCAACCAGGATGGGCGCCGGTTCGTCAATGAGTCGGCACCCTACGACCGGCTCGGCCGCGAGGTCATCCGCCAGCTGCAGGACGGCTCGGCCGGCCTGCCGTTCTGGATGGTGTACGACAACCGTGACGGGAACGTGCCCCCGGTCCAAGCCACCAACGTGTCGATGGTCGACGCCGCGCAATACCGCGAGGCGGGGCTGTGGCACACCGCCGACACGGTGGCCGGACTGGCGGAGGCGATCGGGGTGCCCGCCGCCGAGTTGGAGGCCACCATCGAGCGGTTCAACAAGCTGGCAGCCAGTGGGGTGGACGACGACTTCGGCCGCGGCGCGGAGGCCTACGACCGGGTGTTCACCGCGGGCGAGTCACCGCTGGTGCCCATCGACCGCCCGCCGTACCACGCCGCCGCGTTCGGGTTGTCCGATCTCGGCACCAAGGGCGGACTGCGCACCGATACCCACGCCCGGGTGCTACGCGCCGACGGCACGCCCATCGACGGCCTGTACGCCGCCGGCAACACCATGGCGGCGGTGTCGGGCACCACCTACCCGGGTGGCGGCAATCCGATCGGCGCATCCATGCTCTTCAGCCACCTTGCCGGGCTGGATATGGCCGCTCAGGACGCTGCGCAGTGA
- a CDS encoding Zn-ribbon domain-containing OB-fold protein, translating into MTATVQPAFEGWFSTDDAGQTHLIGGKCTQCATYVFPPRENNCPNPGCDSDTLALVPLSRHGKVWSYTENRYAPPPPYPSPDPFEPFAVAAVELADEGLIVLGKVVEGTLAADLKVGMPMELTTMTLYVDDDGIARTTHAWRIAQ; encoded by the coding sequence ATGACCGCAACTGTGCAGCCCGCGTTCGAAGGGTGGTTTTCCACCGACGACGCCGGCCAGACGCACCTCATCGGCGGCAAGTGCACCCAGTGCGCCACCTACGTCTTCCCGCCCCGGGAAAACAACTGCCCCAACCCCGGCTGTGACAGCGACACCCTGGCCCTCGTGCCGCTGTCCCGGCACGGGAAGGTGTGGAGCTACACCGAAAACCGCTACGCACCCCCACCGCCCTACCCGTCCCCGGACCCCTTCGAACCGTTCGCCGTCGCCGCCGTCGAACTCGCCGACGAAGGCCTCATCGTGCTCGGCAAAGTCGTCGAAGGCACCCTGGCCGCCGACCTCAAAGTCGGCATGCCCATGGAACTGACCACCATGACCCTCTACGTCGACGACGACGGCATCGCACGCACCACCCACGCCTGGAGGATCGCCCAATGA
- a CDS encoding MCE family protein — protein MSGFTRTAIKFGAFAVTMVVLTAGLFAIFSQYRSGATAGYSAVFADSSSLKAGDSVRISGIRVGTVRDVELQPDNTVLVAFDADDHIRLTENTKVTVRYLNLVGDRYLELIDQPGSTRIRPPGSRFEVGQTEPALDLNLLLGGLKPVIQGLNPEDVNALTNSLIQILQGQGGDLESLFARTSSFTNALADNGQTVESLIDNLNETLAVLSEDGEKFSGAVDGLERLVTGLAAERDPIGEAITALDNGTASLADLLTDTRPALSGTVDQLTRLAPLLSNDTDLARLDLTMQKTPQNYRKLVRLGSYGSWLNLYICGVSVRVSDLQGRTAHFPWVIQNTGRCGEP, from the coding sequence ATGAGCGGCTTCACCAGAACGGCGATCAAATTCGGCGCCTTCGCAGTCACCATGGTGGTCCTGACGGCCGGCCTGTTCGCGATCTTCAGTCAGTACCGGTCAGGGGCGACCGCCGGGTACTCGGCGGTGTTCGCCGATTCCTCGAGTCTCAAAGCCGGTGACTCGGTCCGGATTTCGGGCATCCGGGTGGGCACCGTGCGGGACGTCGAGTTGCAACCGGACAACACCGTGCTGGTGGCCTTCGACGCCGACGACCACATCCGGCTCACCGAGAACACGAAGGTGACCGTGCGATACCTGAATCTCGTCGGTGACCGCTATCTGGAACTCATCGACCAGCCGGGGTCGACCAGAATCCGGCCGCCCGGATCACGCTTCGAGGTCGGACAGACAGAGCCCGCGCTCGACCTCAACCTGCTGCTCGGCGGTCTCAAGCCGGTCATCCAGGGACTCAACCCCGAGGACGTCAACGCGCTGACCAACTCCCTGATCCAGATCCTGCAAGGCCAGGGCGGCGATCTGGAGTCCCTGTTCGCCCGGACCTCGTCGTTCACCAACGCCCTGGCCGACAACGGCCAGACCGTGGAGAGCCTCATCGACAACCTCAACGAGACGCTGGCGGTGTTGTCCGAAGACGGCGAGAAGTTCTCCGGCGCGGTGGACGGGCTGGAACGCCTGGTAACCGGTCTCGCCGCGGAACGCGACCCGATCGGCGAGGCCATCACCGCCCTCGACAACGGCACCGCGTCGCTGGCCGACCTGCTCACCGACACCCGTCCGGCGTTGTCCGGCACCGTGGATCAGCTGACCCGACTGGCGCCGCTGCTGTCGAACGACACCGATCTGGCCCGGCTCGATCTCACGATGCAGAAGACCCCGCAGAACTACCGGAAACTGGTCCGACTGGGCTCGTACGGCAGCTGGCTCAACCTCTACATCTGCGGAGTCTCGGTCCGCGTGTCCGATCTCCAGGGTCGAACCGCCCACTTCCCCTGGGTCATCCAGAACACCGGAAGGTGCGGAGAGCCCTGA